A genomic region of Photobacterium swingsii contains the following coding sequences:
- the coxB gene encoding cytochrome c oxidase subunit II translates to MTIRQLFYGLFAAFWALPVAAETKTMPLNMTQGVTDISQQVFDLHMTIFYICVVIGIIVFGVMFWAIIHHRQSRGAVAASFHESTKVEILWTLIPFVILIVMAIPATKTLLAMEDTSKPDLTILITGSQWKWHYSYFDQEVEYFSLLATSPAQIANEREKRDNYLLEVDRPLILPIGQKVRFLITSQDVIHSWWVPAFAVKKDANPGFINEAWTRIEEPGIYRGQCAELCGKDHGFMPIVVIAKTQVEYEEWLQTTKVAQQQAREEEQRLLDMQMPMDELMALGEKTYQARCAVCHQAAGQGIPGAFPALAGQGLSVDKSKKLEHISIVVHGKTGTAMQAFGPQLSLKELAAVITYERNAWGNDTGDTVQAAEVQAVLNGENL, encoded by the coding sequence GTGACAATTCGCCAATTGTTCTATGGGCTGTTTGCTGCCTTTTGGGCGCTACCAGTTGCAGCCGAAACGAAAACCATGCCACTTAATATGACCCAAGGGGTCACTGATATTAGCCAACAGGTTTTTGACCTTCACATGACCATTTTTTACATCTGTGTCGTGATAGGGATCATCGTGTTTGGGGTGATGTTTTGGGCCATTATCCATCATCGTCAATCGCGTGGCGCTGTTGCCGCTTCTTTCCATGAAAGTACTAAAGTTGAAATCCTATGGACGCTAATCCCGTTTGTGATTTTGATAGTGATGGCGATCCCTGCCACCAAAACCTTATTGGCGATGGAAGATACCTCTAAACCTGACCTAACAATCCTGATCACGGGATCACAGTGGAAGTGGCATTACAGCTATTTTGATCAAGAAGTGGAGTATTTCTCGCTGTTAGCGACATCTCCCGCCCAGATCGCCAACGAACGAGAAAAGCGTGACAACTATTTGTTAGAGGTGGATCGCCCATTAATTCTCCCTATTGGGCAAAAAGTTCGTTTCCTTATTACCTCGCAAGACGTGATTCACTCATGGTGGGTACCTGCTTTTGCGGTGAAAAAGGATGCCAATCCTGGCTTTATTAATGAAGCGTGGACACGAATTGAAGAGCCAGGTATTTACCGCGGCCAATGTGCAGAGCTGTGTGGTAAAGACCATGGCTTCATGCCGATAGTCGTCATTGCTAAAACCCAAGTGGAATACGAAGAATGGCTGCAAACCACTAAGGTTGCTCAGCAGCAAGCTCGTGAAGAAGAGCAGCGTTTGTTGGATATGCAAATGCCAATGGATGAGCTGATGGCATTGGGTGAGAAAACCTATCAAGCTCGCTGTGCGGTGTGTCACCAAGCGGCTGGCCAAGGGATTCCTGGTGCATTCCCAGCGTTAGCGGGGCAAGGGTTATCGGTCGATAAAAGTAAAAAACTTGAGCATATTTCGATTGTTGTCCACGGCAAGACGGGAACGGCAATGCAGGCTTTTGGCCCTCAGCTAAGTCTTAAGGAACTCGCTGCCGTGATCACTTACGAGCGGAATGCGTGGGGCAATGATACGGGTGATACGGTGCAAGCCGCTGAAGTACAAGCCGTGTTGAATGGCGAGAATCTTTAA
- the ctaD gene encoding cytochrome c oxidase subunit I yields MTDMLREQTDVEQPDSTPSNNGHSPHDDTGHHDHHHQPKGLMRWVLTTNHKEIGSLYLMFSFAMFLTGGAMAMVIRAELFQPGLQLVEPNFFNQMTTVHGLIMVFGAVMPAFTGLANWMVPLMIGAPDMALPRMNNWSFWILPFAFAMLLASLFMEGGGPNFGWTFYAPLSTTYSPASTGLFVFAIHIMGISSIMGAINVIVTIMNLRAPGMTYMKMPLFVWTWLITAFLLIAVMPVLAGAVTMVLTDKYFGTSFFDAAGGGDPVMFQHIFWFFGHPEVYIMILPSFGIISAIIPAFSRKKLFGYSSMVYATASIAGLSFLVWAHHMFTTGMPVAAELFFMYCTMLISVPTGVKVFNWVATMWRGSLTFEVPMLFAIAFIILFTIGGFSGLMLAITPADFQYHDTYFVVAHFHYVLVSGAIFSIMAAAYYWLPKWTGYMFDERLAKWHFWCSVVSVNILFFPMHFLGLAGMPRRIPDYALQFADVNMVVSIGGFLFGLSQFIFLAVIIKCVRGGEPAAAKPWDGAEGLEWTVPSPAPHHTFSTPPKVD; encoded by the coding sequence ATGACGGATATGTTACGAGAGCAAACCGACGTTGAGCAGCCTGATTCGACGCCATCAAATAATGGGCATTCACCGCATGACGATACGGGACATCATGATCACCACCACCAACCGAAAGGGCTTATGCGCTGGGTGCTGACCACCAATCATAAAGAGATCGGCTCGCTGTATTTAATGTTTAGCTTTGCGATGTTCTTAACGGGCGGTGCAATGGCGATGGTGATCCGTGCTGAGCTTTTCCAGCCCGGGTTACAGTTGGTTGAGCCTAACTTTTTTAATCAGATGACTACGGTTCATGGGCTCATCATGGTGTTTGGTGCTGTGATGCCTGCCTTTACTGGGTTGGCAAACTGGATGGTGCCTTTGATGATAGGTGCGCCTGATATGGCGTTACCGCGGATGAATAACTGGAGTTTTTGGATTCTCCCATTTGCGTTTGCCATGTTGCTGGCTTCTCTGTTCATGGAAGGCGGTGGTCCTAACTTTGGCTGGACGTTCTACGCGCCACTTTCAACGACGTACAGTCCTGCTAGCACGGGGTTGTTTGTCTTTGCTATTCATATCATGGGGATCAGCTCCATCATGGGGGCAATCAATGTGATTGTCACCATCATGAATTTACGTGCGCCCGGCATGACGTATATGAAGATGCCGTTATTTGTGTGGACTTGGCTGATCACGGCCTTCTTGCTGATTGCCGTGATGCCCGTGCTGGCAGGGGCGGTTACCATGGTACTGACGGATAAGTACTTCGGCACCAGCTTCTTTGATGCGGCAGGTGGGGGCGATCCTGTGATGTTCCAGCATATTTTTTGGTTCTTTGGTCATCCTGAAGTTTACATCATGATTTTACCGAGTTTCGGTATCATCTCTGCCATTATCCCCGCATTTTCTCGCAAGAAGCTCTTTGGTTACAGTTCGATGGTGTATGCGACAGCCTCGATTGCAGGTTTGAGCTTTTTGGTTTGGGCCCACCACATGTTTACCACTGGGATGCCCGTGGCGGCAGAGCTCTTCTTTATGTACTGCACCATGTTGATCTCTGTGCCAACGGGGGTGAAGGTCTTTAACTGGGTGGCCACTATGTGGCGAGGCTCGTTGACTTTTGAAGTCCCGATGCTCTTTGCGATCGCTTTTATTATCTTGTTCACCATTGGCGGTTTTTCTGGCTTGATGCTGGCGATAACCCCAGCTGACTTCCAGTATCACGATACTTATTTTGTGGTGGCGCATTTCCATTATGTGCTGGTGTCGGGGGCGATATTTTCGATCATGGCGGCAGCGTATTACTGGTTGCCCAAATGGACCGGGTACATGTTTGATGAGCGTCTCGCGAAGTGGCATTTCTGGTGCTCAGTGGTGTCGGTCAATATTCTGTTTTTCCCGATGCATTTCCTTGGGCTGGCGGGCATGCCGCGTCGAATTCCTGACTATGCGCTGCAGTTTGCTGATGTGAACATGGTGGTCAGTATCGGTGGCTTCTTGTTTGGCTTATCACAGTTTATTTTCTTAGCCGTCATCATTAAGTGTGTCCGTGGTGGTGAACCTGCCGCCGCCAAACCATGGGATGGAGCGGAGGGCCTTGAGTGGACGGTACCGTCACCCGCGCCTCACCACACATTCTCGACGCCACCGAAAGTGGATTAG
- a CDS encoding cytochrome c oxidase assembly protein, whose translation MADQEPLSATKKKQRSLWSLVGMAIAMFGFAFALVPLYDVFCDITGINGKTSSTPTTAAANRIDTSRTVTVEFVAYINQGMKWTFTPQVTRMEVHPGETHKIAYAAQNLTAAASVGQAVPSVSPGLAAQYFNKIQCFCFNHQPLEAGGSAELPLVFYIDPNLPDDINTLTLAYTLYDAQPTDTAQTQ comes from the coding sequence ATGGCAGATCAAGAACCGCTATCGGCAACGAAGAAAAAGCAGCGCTCGCTGTGGTCTTTAGTGGGGATGGCAATCGCAATGTTTGGGTTTGCGTTTGCACTGGTGCCTTTGTACGACGTGTTTTGCGATATCACGGGGATCAATGGCAAAACCTCATCGACTCCGACCACGGCTGCTGCCAATCGTATTGATACGAGTCGCACGGTCACGGTTGAGTTTGTCGCCTACATCAATCAAGGCATGAAGTGGACATTTACGCCGCAAGTGACACGTATGGAAGTCCACCCAGGTGAGACCCATAAAATTGCTTATGCCGCGCAAAACCTGACAGCAGCAGCCAGTGTCGGGCAAGCCGTTCCGTCGGTGTCCCCGGGGTTAGCAGCGCAGTATTTTAATAAGATTCAGTGCTTTTGCTTTAATCATCAACCATTAGAGGCAGGGGGATCGGCAGAGTTACCTTTGGTGTTTTACATCGATCCGAATTTGCCTGATGACATTAATACCCTGACTTTGGCTTACACCTTGTATGACGCGCAGCCGACTGATACTGCGCAAACCCAATGA
- a CDS encoding cytochrome c oxidase subunit 3 has product MANPYSEHDQTITPPDASSGQQHEAYYVPATSAWPIVGAIALFLIALGAGSTVGGLMAGQGPWVLLAGVGLLLIMLTGWFRDVIRESMGGLYSAQLDRSFRQGMSWFIFSEVMFFAAFFGALFYARMIAVPWLGGAGNNAMTNAVLWPDFIAQWPLILTPSGGETQAMGPLGLPLYNTLILLLSSVTIHIAHTALEKDNRPRLTLFLLLTVLLGGLFVYLQGVEYIHAYQDMGLTLDSGIYGNTFFMLTGFHGLHVTLGTIILFIVWCRVLKGHFSAEKHFAFQAGAWYWHFVDVVWLGLFTFVYIL; this is encoded by the coding sequence ATGGCAAACCCGTACAGCGAACACGATCAAACAATTACGCCCCCCGACGCATCCTCAGGCCAGCAGCACGAAGCCTATTATGTACCAGCGACTAGTGCATGGCCCATTGTTGGGGCAATCGCGCTGTTCTTGATTGCACTCGGGGCTGGCTCAACCGTGGGTGGGCTCATGGCGGGGCAAGGGCCTTGGGTACTACTGGCTGGTGTCGGTTTGTTACTGATTATGCTGACAGGTTGGTTTCGCGATGTGATTCGAGAATCGATGGGGGGGTTATACAGCGCCCAATTGGATCGCTCATTTCGCCAAGGCATGAGCTGGTTTATTTTTTCTGAAGTCATGTTCTTTGCTGCGTTTTTTGGGGCGTTGTTTTATGCCCGTATGATTGCGGTGCCATGGCTCGGTGGGGCAGGTAATAACGCCATGACCAATGCTGTGTTGTGGCCTGATTTCATTGCCCAGTGGCCGCTGATCTTAACCCCGAGTGGGGGCGAAACCCAAGCTATGGGGCCTTTAGGTCTACCTTTATATAATACGCTGATCTTGTTGTTATCGTCGGTCACTATCCATATCGCGCACACTGCGTTAGAAAAAGATAATCGCCCTCGCTTGACCCTCTTTTTGTTGTTAACCGTGCTGTTGGGTGGGCTGTTTGTTTACCTGCAAGGGGTGGAATATATTCACGCTTATCAGGATATGGGTCTAACGTTAGATTCAGGCATATACGGCAATACTTTCTTTATGCTGACGGGATTTCATGGCCTGCATGTCACCTTGGGTACCATCATTTTATTTATTGTGTGGTGCCGGGTGCTGAAAGGGCATTTCAGTGCCGAGAAGCACTTTGCCTTTCAAGCGGGCGCTTGGTATTGGCACTTTGTCGATGTGGTGTGGTTGGGGCTATTTACCTTTGTTTATATTCTTTGA
- a CDS encoding DUF2909 domain-containing protein, with translation MLIKALVVCLLVFIIFNLFRALPVMLGKREGVPLSRYLGRRLWLSVLVFALLLIGIATGLVEPNPRPF, from the coding sequence ATGCTGATCAAAGCCCTTGTTGTTTGCTTATTGGTTTTCATTATTTTCAATTTGTTTCGTGCACTGCCAGTGATGCTAGGTAAACGAGAAGGAGTACCGCTTTCCCGCTACTTAGGTCGTCGACTATGGCTGTCGGTATTGGTCTTTGCCTTGTTGCTTATCGGTATCGCCACAGGTTTAGTTGAACCTAACCCTCGCCCCTTTTAA
- a CDS encoding SURF1 family protein — translation MRRIGFILFTVAVMLTLVKLGLWQLTRAQEKEALNHALKHRSEQMYYSLASLPSDPRWYGLTLHGTFEHRYAVLLDNQIYRGQVGYHLLYPLKVNRDWVLVNLGWIAAPTYREQLPVLPEHHGELRVEGIIAPPSQMPTLAAPSETLVWPQRVQVVDLELLSQQMDLPLKPWVLQIDPDNALALQQTWTPVVMGPHKHYAYAVQWFLMAVAISGLAFWWLKRTRA, via the coding sequence ATGCGACGGATCGGATTCATACTTTTTACTGTGGCGGTAATGCTGACATTGGTCAAGTTGGGCTTATGGCAATTAACACGAGCGCAAGAAAAAGAGGCGTTAAACCATGCTTTAAAGCACCGAAGCGAACAAATGTATTACAGCTTGGCAAGTTTACCGAGCGATCCCCGCTGGTATGGGTTAACCCTGCATGGGACGTTTGAACATCGCTACGCGGTGTTATTGGATAATCAGATTTACCGTGGTCAAGTTGGCTATCACCTGCTTTATCCCTTGAAAGTGAACAGAGATTGGGTGTTGGTGAATTTAGGCTGGATTGCTGCACCGACATACCGTGAACAACTGCCTGTATTGCCAGAGCACCACGGTGAATTGAGGGTTGAAGGGATTATTGCACCCCCATCTCAGATGCCGACATTGGCTGCGCCAAGCGAGACCTTAGTGTGGCCGCAGCGAGTGCAAGTGGTTGATTTAGAATTGCTGTCGCAACAAATGGATTTACCACTCAAGCCGTGGGTTTTACAAATCGATCCCGATAATGCGTTGGCATTGCAGCAAACCTGGACACCGGTTGTGATGGGGCCGCATAAGCATTATGCCTACGCTGTGCAGTGGTTTTTGATGGCGGTTGCCATTTCAGGGTTAGCCTTCTGGTGGTTAAAAAGGACAAGAGCATGA
- a CDS encoding COX15/CtaA family protein — MANTTYRYLVYATLGLSLIVIVLGAYTRLTEAGLGCPDWPGCYGTLSVPQTPAQLAQAQLTYPDAPVEVEKAWNEMIHRYVAGTLGLLILALNIASWQQVSRPKKLPFFLLVVVCFQAALGMWTVTLNLMPIVVMGHLLGGFTIVSLLLLLALRVRQQARQLKALLALPSDLLDTTSPALSPADAQKLQHAFDELDFEMSHQQVISVDAMKRANERATHEQQIKDSDAAELPPAFTPTKWLLTLAAFALITVVGQIMLGGWTAANYAAVVCTQLPLCEVDWLAQYDTSAFAPIQPEHASYQFGVLDYAQRVTIHVTHRIGAVVVCGVVGAFVWQLMRSPQYRRLATVITVVLVLQILLGITNVLAHLPLAVAVSHNLVGLILLLTVVAANYRLVLDYRQAQHNAAARLLSAKAWIAEEHHHG; from the coding sequence ATGGCGAATACGACGTACCGATATTTGGTTTACGCCACCTTGGGATTGTCACTGATAGTCATTGTCTTGGGCGCGTATACCCGCTTGACGGAAGCGGGGTTAGGCTGCCCTGATTGGCCGGGGTGTTATGGCACCTTGAGCGTTCCTCAAACGCCCGCGCAGTTGGCCCAAGCACAATTGACGTATCCCGATGCGCCTGTAGAAGTTGAAAAAGCGTGGAATGAAATGATCCATCGTTATGTGGCAGGCACCTTGGGATTGTTGATTTTGGCGTTAAATATTGCCTCGTGGCAACAAGTCTCTCGCCCTAAAAAGCTGCCATTTTTTCTATTGGTGGTGGTGTGTTTCCAAGCTGCACTTGGAATGTGGACGGTGACCTTGAACTTGATGCCCATTGTGGTGATGGGGCACTTGTTAGGTGGCTTTACGATTGTGTCACTCTTGTTGTTACTGGCGTTACGTGTACGACAGCAAGCGCGACAGTTAAAGGCGCTATTGGCACTGCCTTCTGATTTGCTCGATACGACCTCACCCGCCTTATCCCCTGCTGATGCACAGAAGCTACAACATGCCTTCGATGAACTGGATTTTGAAATGAGTCATCAACAGGTTATTTCTGTTGATGCGATGAAGCGTGCTAACGAAAGAGCAACCCATGAGCAGCAAATTAAAGACAGTGATGCTGCTGAGCTGCCGCCTGCTTTTACACCGACTAAGTGGCTGCTCACACTGGCAGCTTTTGCCTTGATAACCGTGGTGGGGCAGATCATGCTGGGGGGCTGGACGGCCGCCAATTATGCCGCCGTAGTCTGTACTCAGTTGCCACTGTGTGAGGTGGATTGGCTAGCTCAATACGATACCAGTGCCTTTGCCCCTATTCAGCCTGAACACGCCAGCTATCAGTTTGGTGTGCTTGATTATGCTCAGCGAGTGACGATTCATGTTACCCATCGAATCGGTGCTGTGGTGGTGTGTGGGGTGGTAGGGGCATTTGTTTGGCAGCTTATGCGTAGCCCGCAATATCGTCGTTTAGCCACGGTCATCACTGTGGTGCTGGTATTGCAGATATTGCTCGGGATCACCAATGTGCTCGCCCATTTACCGCTGGCGGTGGCGGTTAGTCATAACTTGGTTGGCCTTATCTTATTACTGACTGTCGTGGCCGCCAACTATCGATTGGTATTGGATTATCGTCAGGCGCAGCATAACGCCGCCGCTCGTCTTTTGAGCGCAAAAGCATGGATAGCAGAGGAGCATCATCATGGCTAA